In the genome of Marispirochaeta sp., one region contains:
- the ald gene encoding alanine dehydrogenase yields the protein MIIGCPKEIKKHEYRAGLTPHCASAYVRHGHTVLVQRGAGSGSGFEDQEYSDAGAKLVDSSREIWAADMVVKVKEPLPEEFQYFRENLILYTYLHLAAAEELTRALLNSGVKGIAYETIQTDDGHLPCLTPMSEIAGRLSVQEGAKYLEKTFGGRGVLLGGVPGVERGKVAILGGGVVGLNACKIAVGMGAEVTLLDINTARLAYLDDIFQARITTLVSNERNIEKIARESDVIIGAVLIPGAKAPRLIRREHLKLMKKGAVLVDVAVDQGGCFETTRATFHDDPVYLVDDVIHYCVANMPGAVARTATLALTNATLNHGLNLADNGVEKACRESVPLQRGLNIYTGKCTHRGVAEAFGLDYTNPETAL from the coding sequence ATGATCATTGGATGCCCCAAAGAGATTAAAAAACACGAATACCGCGCAGGTCTGACTCCGCATTGCGCATCGGCCTATGTCCGGCACGGCCATACGGTTCTGGTTCAGAGAGGGGCCGGGTCCGGGTCCGGCTTCGAAGATCAGGAGTATTCCGACGCAGGAGCAAAGCTTGTCGACTCTTCCCGGGAAATCTGGGCAGCGGACATGGTCGTCAAGGTAAAAGAACCCCTGCCGGAAGAATTCCAGTACTTCCGGGAAAACCTGATTCTGTACACCTATCTCCACCTGGCTGCGGCGGAGGAATTGACCAGGGCTCTGCTGAACTCCGGTGTAAAGGGAATCGCTTATGAAACAATACAGACCGACGACGGACACCTGCCCTGCCTTACACCCATGAGCGAGATTGCCGGACGCCTGAGTGTGCAGGAGGGTGCAAAATACCTGGAAAAAACCTTTGGAGGCCGGGGTGTCCTTCTGGGAGGAGTCCCGGGGGTTGAACGGGGTAAGGTGGCAATCCTCGGAGGCGGCGTGGTGGGACTGAATGCCTGCAAGATTGCTGTCGGTATGGGAGCGGAGGTTACACTTCTGGATATCAATACCGCCCGGCTGGCATACCTTGACGACATCTTCCAGGCCCGGATTACGACTCTGGTGTCCAATGAGCGCAACATTGAAAAGATCGCCCGGGAAAGCGATGTAATAATCGGCGCGGTCCTGATTCCCGGGGCCAAAGCACCGCGACTGATCCGGCGGGAACACCTGAAACTGATGAAGAAAGGCGCTGTACTGGTTGATGTGGCAGTGGATCAGGGGGGCTGTTTTGAAACAACCCGAGCCACCTTTCACGATGATCCGGTCTATCTTGTTGATGATGTAATCCATTACTGCGTAGCCAATATGCCCGGAGCCGTTGCCCGAACCGCCACCCTGGCTCTGACCAATGCTACTCTGAACCACGGTTTGAACCTGGCTGACAATGGAGTGGAAAAGGCATGCAGAGAGTCTGTTCCCCTGCAAAGAGGACTGAATATCTATACCGGCAAGTGTACACACCGGGGCGTAGCCGAGGCCTTTGGCCTTGATTACACCAATCCCGAAACAGCTTTATGA
- a CDS encoding Lrp/AsnC family transcriptional regulator — MTQHELDELDSGIVTRLRVENMSNNALAEELGISEGTVRQRIKKLKEAGVLKIRALINPDSLVRQQLATIAVNLNESRLLDAKAREIAELENVLSVSITSGQYDLIVEVLVDSNRGLVGFLTDTLARVEGIAKTESFLMLKNYNKYV, encoded by the coding sequence ATGACGCAGCATGAACTTGACGAGCTTGATTCCGGAATAGTTACCAGGCTGCGGGTGGAAAACATGAGTAACAATGCTCTGGCAGAGGAGCTGGGGATCTCGGAAGGTACGGTACGTCAGCGGATAAAAAAGCTTAAAGAGGCGGGGGTCCTGAAGATCAGGGCCCTTATTAATCCCGACAGCCTGGTTCGTCAGCAGCTGGCGACCATAGCGGTCAACCTGAACGAGTCACGCCTTCTGGATGCCAAGGCCCGGGAGATAGCCGAACTGGAAAACGTTCTTTCAGTCTCCATTACCTCAGGGCAGTACGACCTTATTGTAGAGGTCCTCGTTGATTCAAACCGGGGTTTGGTGGGATTCCTGACGGATACTCTGGCCAGGGTTGAGGGAATCGCGAAAACCGAAAGTTTTTTGATGTTGAAAAACTACAATAAGTATGTTTGA
- a CDS encoding IS110 family transposase, whose translation MEEKIRYVGIDLGKRTYQCAILDEKAKNQQFNGKADGIGLERLAKRLGNDDLVGLEAGNNAFNIARYLTDRVGCHVVVLNPGKLAMIYQSLKKTDREDAVQIARLLQRNPVEELPTVPLPTKKEEEERSVVAELATYKADRTRYINRLHSVFLDSGITTITKADLKTASNREKNVLTLLTGRHVREARRLIEMVAYCEAIIEDLEQETKQFLESEKNTGILMSVPGVGPATALAFIAYVGDGSRFANADQVANYAGLTPRVDSSGETHRMGPISKQGCAYLRRVIVQAAWSLVRSKSGGHLKEAYKTLITRKPKAVAIIAIARRLVKLLYTLVTKKTYYRYSQLKERLAKLKYHKLQIIGLGS comes from the coding sequence ATGGAAGAGAAGATTCGGTATGTAGGCATCGACCTTGGTAAACGGACTTACCAGTGTGCGATTCTCGATGAGAAAGCCAAGAATCAACAGTTCAATGGAAAAGCCGATGGGATTGGCTTAGAGCGACTTGCCAAGAGATTGGGTAATGATGATTTGGTAGGACTGGAAGCGGGGAACAATGCGTTCAATATTGCTCGATATCTGACTGACCGGGTTGGGTGCCATGTTGTTGTTCTGAACCCTGGGAAGCTTGCAATGATTTACCAATCGCTGAAAAAAACGGATAGGGAAGATGCAGTACAAATTGCCCGCCTGTTACAGCGGAACCCGGTAGAAGAATTGCCAACCGTACCGTTGCCAACGAAGAAAGAGGAAGAGGAGAGGTCAGTTGTAGCCGAACTGGCAACTTACAAAGCAGACCGAACAAGGTACATAAACCGGCTCCATAGTGTGTTTCTCGATTCGGGTATTACAACGATAACGAAAGCGGATCTAAAAACGGCATCGAACAGAGAGAAGAACGTATTGACCCTTCTTACCGGACGGCATGTTCGAGAAGCGAGGCGACTGATAGAAATGGTTGCCTACTGTGAAGCGATTATTGAAGATTTAGAACAGGAAACAAAGCAGTTCCTGGAATCCGAGAAGAACACTGGGATTCTCATGTCTGTCCCAGGAGTCGGTCCTGCTACCGCGTTGGCTTTTATTGCCTACGTAGGGGATGGAAGTCGATTTGCGAATGCAGATCAGGTGGCAAACTACGCAGGCCTCACACCTCGGGTCGATAGCTCTGGGGAAACTCATCGAATGGGGCCAATATCAAAGCAAGGATGTGCATATTTGCGCAGAGTGATCGTACAGGCAGCATGGTCACTGGTGCGTTCGAAAAGTGGGGGGCACTTGAAAGAGGCTTACAAAACTTTAATCACTCGAAAACCTAAAGCAGTAGCGATTATTGCCATTGCTCGGAGATTAGTAAAGCTTCTGTACACCTTGGTGACAAAGAAGACATATTATCGGTATAGCCAGCTTAAAGAGAGGCTTGCGAAGCTGAAATATCATAAATTACAAATTATTGGATTGGGGTCTTGA
- a CDS encoding GatB/YqeY domain-containing protein: MPTIQEYQKQRMLMRKIEPKRADVLGLILDTAKKAAKEQNREATEADFTAAVKKQIKAMEKTVELVKANNGDTSKQEAEIVIMREYLPPMMGEAELSAEIDKLLGELPKEERIKKNQGKLMGKLKALGDSVDMGVAAKILSEKLG, encoded by the coding sequence ATGCCAACAATCCAGGAATACCAGAAACAGCGAATGCTGATGAGGAAAATCGAGCCCAAACGGGCAGATGTACTTGGTCTGATCCTCGATACCGCCAAGAAAGCGGCTAAGGAACAGAACCGTGAGGCTACGGAAGCCGATTTCACCGCGGCAGTAAAAAAACAGATCAAGGCCATGGAAAAAACCGTGGAACTGGTAAAAGCCAATAACGGGGACACCAGCAAACAGGAAGCGGAAATTGTCATTATGCGGGAGTATCTTCCCCCGATGATGGGCGAAGCAGAGCTCAGCGCGGAAATCGACAAATTGCTTGGGGAGCTTCCGAAGGAGGAGCGGATCAAAAAGAACCAGGGTAAATTGATGGGAAAACTGAAAGCCCTGGGAGATTCTGTCGATATGGGTGTGGCAGCCAAAATCCTTTCCGAAAAGCTAGGCTGA
- a CDS encoding GntR family transcriptional regulator, producing MNSLDQKIFQRFEKTSRADTIYEIIKDGILQGVWKPGDKIDDQELAKRLGVSRLSVREALSKFVENLIIEKQHWKGYQVRQLQWKEIEGIMEIRIALETIAIDHVARNITPELIKELEGTLNQAVRDMEAEDHTAFRLSDYAFHEIIHRECGNIWITNIISNIRVLIEIIRRISQEEHFRNVAWASIEEHRAVLDCLKNRDPQCAVETLRSHLLMYTERVRAEYKHPDSLQKTDD from the coding sequence ATGAATTCATTAGATCAGAAAATTTTTCAGAGATTCGAAAAGACCAGCCGTGCCGATACCATATACGAAATAATAAAGGACGGTATTCTGCAGGGGGTTTGGAAACCCGGCGACAAGATTGACGATCAGGAACTGGCAAAGAGACTGGGGGTAAGCCGCTTGTCGGTACGTGAAGCCCTGTCCAAGTTTGTGGAAAACCTGATCATCGAAAAGCAGCACTGGAAGGGTTACCAGGTACGGCAGCTCCAGTGGAAAGAGATAGAGGGGATCATGGAAATTCGGATCGCCCTCGAGACCATAGCTATTGATCATGTTGCCAGAAATATTACTCCGGAACTTATTAAAGAACTCGAGGGGACGCTGAACCAGGCCGTCCGTGACATGGAGGCGGAAGACCACACCGCCTTCCGGCTGTCCGACTATGCCTTTCACGAGATAATCCACCGGGAATGCGGCAATATCTGGATAACCAATATAATCAGCAATATCCGGGTCCTTATCGAGATAATCCGCCGGATCTCCCAGGAGGAACATTTTCGGAATGTTGCCTGGGCCAGCATCGAAGAACACAGGGCTGTGCTGGACTGTCTTAAAAACCGGGACCCCCAGTGCGCGGTTGAAACCCTGCGCAGCCATCTGCTTATGTACACGGAACGTGTCAGGGCTGAGTATAAGCATCCTGATTCTTTGCAGAAAACTGACGACTGA
- a CDS encoding zinc-binding dehydrogenase, with amino-acid sequence MTVGKGVTRFKPGDRVVHEIVTFYCGECPACLEGRFNICNTIPPMQGRAHFMTGGGFAKFVVWPEQQLHKLPDSVSSKEAVLMEPTAGSIHSVVTRMRIKAGESVVILGPGARGILMMQVCKAIGAGPIIMTGLTRDKPFRLAMAKKMGADRVVNVEKEDIREAVREMTGGIGVDAVLENTGSVEPTAESLDIVRKGGKVLWAGGGIRGGIVAPVDTYKIIVKEIDVKGEISQIPYDWKSAVHLVAAGKIDLAPLVTHEFGLEDWRKGFDLAATSAECLRVALKP; translated from the coding sequence CTGACCGTCGGCAAGGGAGTAACCCGTTTCAAACCCGGAGACCGGGTGGTCCACGAAATTGTCACCTTTTACTGCGGGGAATGCCCTGCCTGCCTTGAGGGACGTTTCAATATCTGTAATACCATTCCCCCCATGCAGGGCCGGGCACATTTTATGACCGGCGGCGGTTTTGCAAAATTCGTCGTCTGGCCGGAACAACAGCTCCATAAACTCCCGGATTCTGTGAGCAGCAAAGAGGCCGTCCTGATGGAACCCACCGCCGGCAGTATCCACAGCGTTGTTACCCGGATGAGAATAAAAGCAGGAGAATCTGTTGTAATACTGGGCCCCGGAGCCCGGGGTATCCTGATGATGCAGGTCTGCAAGGCCATCGGTGCAGGTCCGATTATTATGACCGGTCTTACCCGGGATAAACCCTTCCGACTGGCAATGGCCAAAAAGATGGGGGCCGACCGGGTTGTCAATGTGGAAAAAGAAGACATCCGGGAGGCGGTCAGGGAGATGACCGGCGGAATCGGCGTGGACGCGGTTCTGGAGAATACCGGTTCCGTTGAACCCACTGCAGAATCCCTGGATATCGTGCGCAAAGGCGGAAAGGTTCTCTGGGCAGGAGGAGGAATCCGCGGCGGCATTGTGGCTCCTGTGGATACCTACAAGATCATCGTTAAGGAGATCGATGTAAAGGGAGAAATATCCCAGATCCCCTACGACTGGAAGTCCGCGGTCCATCTTGTAGCGGCTGGTAAAATCGATCTTGCTCCTCTGGTTACCCATGAGTTCGGTCTGGAGGACTGGCGCAAGGGATTCGATCTGGCAGCGACCAGCGCCGAGTGTCTGCGGGTAGCTCTAAAACCCTGA
- a CDS encoding lactate racemase domain-containing protein: MTILNTLLDSVPVPRMVRVKQNYERPRLADPVGKFCACIQAGSVLNKIRKGMSIAVAVGSRGISNQPAIVKALVSELKSAGAEPFIVPAMGSHGGAVAEGQKSILEGMGFTEEYLGIPIRASMETVNLGEAEPDLPVYIDKYAWEADGIVIINRIKPHVAFRGPCESGLAKMITIGLGKQRGAETCHNLGFGRMAEHIPAIASAILAKKQNTLRCCTAGERLSRNLQGRRPLPHPLCYRRPQHYPDRGAGYYRGQPREQPSTKKEISFKREGKQNTLVGAHAFR, encoded by the coding sequence ATGACAATCCTTAACACACTGCTTGATTCTGTTCCGGTTCCCAGGATGGTCCGGGTCAAACAGAACTACGAACGCCCCAGACTCGCCGACCCTGTGGGAAAATTTTGCGCATGTATTCAGGCGGGCTCCGTTCTTAATAAAATCAGAAAAGGGATGAGCATCGCCGTCGCAGTCGGAAGCCGGGGAATCAGCAACCAGCCGGCTATAGTTAAAGCACTTGTTTCCGAGCTCAAATCCGCCGGCGCCGAACCCTTTATCGTACCCGCCATGGGTTCCCACGGCGGGGCAGTTGCAGAAGGGCAGAAATCGATACTCGAAGGAATGGGATTTACCGAGGAGTACCTGGGGATCCCTATCCGGGCAAGCATGGAAACGGTCAATCTTGGAGAAGCGGAACCTGATCTTCCCGTGTACATCGATAAGTACGCATGGGAGGCTGACGGCATAGTAATTATCAACCGGATAAAACCCCATGTTGCCTTCCGGGGTCCCTGTGAGAGCGGTCTTGCCAAGATGATTACTATCGGCCTCGGAAAACAACGGGGAGCCGAAACCTGCCACAACCTTGGTTTCGGCAGGATGGCGGAACATATTCCCGCAATCGCGTCCGCTATCCTGGCAAAAAAGCAAAATACTCTTCGCTGTTGCACTGCTGGAGAACGCCTATCACGAAACCTGCAGGGTCGTAGGCCGTTACCACACCCCCTATGTTACCGGAGGCCCCAGCATTACCCGGATCGGGGTGCTGGATATTACCGAGGTCAGCCACGGGAACAGCCTTCGACAAAGAAGGAAATCTCTTTTAAACGAGAGGGAAAGCAGAATACGCTTGTCGGTGCCCACGCTTTCCGATAG
- a CDS encoding chromate transporter, translating into MNNFLKDIGVLYSLFFKIGLFSIGGGYVMLPMLRVELVEKRKWVSDRELLDYYAIGQATPGIIAVNTATFVGYTRRGIPGALAATAGMVGPSLIIILAIAVFIPMMETMPLFQKAFKGIRVAVAVLLVSTLVTLTKKGWRSWIDAMLTVAAFAAVVFSGISPFPVILAAGLLGLLLRRHRSSLQ; encoded by the coding sequence ATGAACAATTTTCTTAAGGACATCGGAGTTCTCTACTCCCTTTTTTTCAAGATCGGCCTCTTTTCCATTGGAGGAGGCTATGTGATGCTTCCCATGCTGCGTGTTGAGCTTGTGGAGAAACGCAAATGGGTCAGTGACCGTGAGCTGCTGGACTACTACGCTATCGGTCAGGCTACCCCGGGAATCATCGCCGTCAATACCGCAACTTTTGTGGGCTATACCCGGCGTGGTATCCCCGGGGCTCTCGCGGCAACAGCGGGGATGGTGGGGCCCTCGCTGATTATAATCCTGGCGATTGCCGTCTTTATTCCCATGATGGAGACCATGCCCCTTTTCCAGAAGGCCTTTAAAGGCATACGGGTAGCCGTAGCGGTCCTGCTGGTTTCCACCCTCGTTACCCTTACAAAAAAGGGTTGGAGGTCCTGGATTGACGCCATGCTGACTGTCGCAGCCTTTGCGGCAGTAGTCTTTTCCGGGATATCCCCGTTTCCGGTAATCCTGGCAGCCGGGTTGCTGGGGCTTCTTCTGCGCCGCCACAGGAGCAGCCTGCAATGA
- a CDS encoding chromate transporter, whose translation MSYLSLFITFFTIGLFTIGGGLASLPLLYEAVVDSGMISRNLFVDMLAISQSTPGPIGINMSTFAGYQISGIPGGFVATLGMVTPSLIIIVLIAAWFTSFSSHPLVQDVMGGIRPAALGLIASAAWFIFREALFVPGGELRVSLPALGLFIVLGTAYKLKPATPAIYILAGGILGIFIF comes from the coding sequence ATGAGTTATCTATCCCTTTTTATCACCTTTTTTACTATCGGACTCTTTACCATTGGCGGAGGACTGGCAAGTCTGCCTCTGCTGTATGAAGCTGTTGTGGACAGCGGAATGATCAGCCGTAACCTTTTTGTCGACATGCTGGCCATAAGCCAGTCCACCCCGGGACCCATAGGCATCAACATGTCGACCTTCGCGGGGTATCAGATTTCCGGTATTCCCGGCGGTTTTGTCGCCACATTGGGAATGGTTACTCCGTCCCTTATAATAATTGTGCTTATCGCCGCCTGGTTTACCAGCTTTTCTTCCCATCCCCTGGTTCAGGACGTGATGGGCGGTATCCGTCCCGCAGCCCTGGGGCTGATAGCCTCGGCAGCCTGGTTTATCTTTCGGGAGGCCCTCTTTGTTCCCGGTGGAGAATTAAGGGTGAGTCTGCCCGCCCTGGGCCTGTTTATTGTCCTGGGAACAGCCTATAAGCTGAAACCGGCTACCCCGGCTATCTACATTCTCGCCGGCGGAATCCTGGGAATTTTCATTTTCTGA
- a CDS encoding DEAD/DEAH box helicase, whose product MTEFSSLGLSEELLKGSTKLGFTIPTPIQAKAIPELLASDKDFVVLAGTGTGKTAAFGLPLLQKLDPGHNGTQALILSPTRELCCQITEDLKRFSVFLKDVSIVPVYGGASMGLQIRDLKKRPRIIVATPGRLIDHLERGNIDLSGIRTLVLDEADEMLSMGFRDELESILALTPGDKQTCLFSATMPKDIRAIVQNFLDNPREISSLKSEEDSSTVEHHYLMVNHRDRFEALRRFIAKQQNFYGIVFCRTKDQTREIAVKLAEDGLSADAIHGDLSQMQRDYVMQRFRKGAVSILVATDVAARGIDVDSLTHVVHYELPHDAESYVHRSGRTGRAGREGMSLAIATPADRHKLRSLDRRIKSGVSRIEVPTGNEILQHRIDTFVEELENAEELPKTSVSCMKGAIERLRSLSQEELIEKILHTRFKEQIEYFSKKQDISAATQSQGPRDRKGGFRDQAPRKRGPRGRNEVDYVKVKFSMGSQEGITKSEIIGLANRAMKGMRFPIGEVRLKRNSATIEVPRDISLELARRIEGKVIRENRQTA is encoded by the coding sequence ATGACAGAATTCTCATCCCTCGGATTATCCGAAGAGCTCCTTAAGGGGAGTACCAAGCTCGGATTTACCATCCCGACCCCCATTCAGGCCAAAGCAATCCCTGAGCTCCTGGCCTCGGACAAAGACTTTGTTGTACTGGCAGGTACCGGCACCGGCAAGACGGCGGCCTTTGGCCTGCCTCTGCTGCAGAAGCTCGACCCCGGTCATAACGGCACCCAGGCCCTGATATTAAGCCCCACCAGGGAGCTCTGCTGCCAGATTACCGAAGATCTGAAGCGTTTCTCGGTCTTTCTCAAGGACGTTTCCATAGTGCCGGTTTACGGCGGGGCCAGCATGGGTCTCCAGATACGGGACCTTAAAAAGCGTCCCCGTATAATCGTGGCCACCCCGGGACGTCTTATCGATCACCTGGAACGGGGCAATATAGATCTCAGCGGAATCCGGACCCTGGTCCTTGATGAGGCTGACGAGATGCTCTCCATGGGCTTTCGGGATGAGCTGGAATCAATACTGGCCCTGACCCCCGGAGACAAGCAGACCTGCCTTTTTTCGGCCACCATGCCGAAGGACATTCGCGCTATTGTTCAGAACTTTCTTGATAATCCACGGGAGATTTCCTCCCTCAAGAGCGAAGAAGATTCCAGCACCGTTGAACATCACTATCTTATGGTAAACCACCGTGACCGCTTTGAAGCCCTGCGGCGTTTTATTGCAAAGCAGCAGAACTTTTACGGCATTGTCTTCTGCCGTACCAAGGACCAGACCAGAGAAATCGCCGTAAAACTGGCAGAAGACGGACTTTCCGCCGACGCTATCCACGGCGACCTTTCCCAGATGCAGCGGGACTACGTTATGCAGCGCTTCCGTAAAGGCGCGGTCAGCATTCTGGTAGCCACCGATGTTGCCGCCCGGGGCATCGATGTGGACAGTCTGACCCATGTAGTGCATTACGAGCTCCCCCATGACGCCGAGTCCTATGTCCACCGCTCAGGGCGCACCGGACGGGCAGGCAGAGAGGGTATGTCCCTCGCCATAGCGACTCCCGCGGACCGCCACAAACTGCGCTCTCTGGACCGGCGGATCAAAAGCGGAGTAAGCCGGATAGAGGTTCCCACAGGGAACGAAATTCTGCAGCACAGGATCGATACCTTTGTGGAAGAACTGGAAAACGCAGAGGAACTGCCAAAAACGTCGGTATCCTGCATGAAAGGTGCAATTGAACGGCTCCGCAGTCTGTCTCAGGAGGAGCTAATTGAAAAGATTCTCCACACCCGCTTCAAAGAGCAGATTGAATACTTCAGCAAAAAGCAGGACATCAGTGCTGCAACCCAAAGCCAGGGTCCCCGTGACCGGAAAGGCGGATTCCGGGATCAGGCCCCCAGAAAACGGGGGCCCCGGGGCCGGAACGAAGTCGATTACGTTAAGGTTAAGTTTTCTATGGGAAGCCAGGAAGGTATAACAAAATCGGAGATTATCGGTCTTGCAAACCGGGCCATGAAGGGAATGCGCTTTCCCATCGGAGAGGTGCGGCTCAAAAGGAACAGCGCCACCATAGAAGTCCCCAGGGACATCTCACTGGAACTCGCCCGCCGCATAGAGGGCAAGGTAATCCGGGAAAATCGTCAGACCGCGTAA
- a CDS encoding lysophospholipid acyltransferase family protein has protein sequence MLGRLFDSFVYLLIRAVCRIDAKELDKVPRAGPLLMIFNHINFLEAPLFYLFMRPRRIFGVMKVEISRVPIVKGIVRRWGGIPLKRGAPPSAAFRKVGELLAEGAIIGLAPEGTRSRDGHLQKGNPGVVTLAVQNDAPILPVAHYGSQNLWKNLRRFKRTEIRFKVGTPFKLAAPERVNKESRRLLTDQMMKQLAMLLPQELRGDYSRMDEIGEDLIVMLD, from the coding sequence ATGCTGGGACGTTTGTTTGACTCGTTTGTCTATCTGCTTATCCGCGCTGTCTGCCGTATCGACGCGAAGGAACTGGATAAGGTCCCCCGGGCGGGTCCGCTTCTGATGATTTTTAATCATATAAATTTTCTGGAAGCCCCGCTGTTTTATCTTTTTATGCGGCCCAGGAGGATTTTTGGGGTCATGAAGGTAGAGATTTCCAGGGTCCCGATAGTCAAGGGAATTGTCCGCCGCTGGGGTGGTATTCCCCTGAAGCGCGGAGCACCGCCATCAGCAGCTTTTCGTAAGGTGGGAGAACTTCTCGCCGAAGGGGCCATTATCGGGCTTGCACCCGAGGGTACCCGTTCCCGGGACGGACATCTGCAGAAGGGGAACCCGGGAGTCGTTACCCTGGCGGTGCAGAACGACGCACCGATTCTGCCGGTTGCCCACTACGGCAGTCAGAATCTCTGGAAGAACCTGAGGCGTTTTAAACGTACTGAGATTCGTTTCAAGGTCGGAACTCCCTTCAAGCTGGCGGCTCCGGAACGAGTAAACAAGGAGAGCCGCAGGCTCCTGACCGACCAGATGATGAAGCAGCTGGCCATGCTGCTTCCACAGGAACTGAGGGGGGACTATTCACGTATGGATGAGATCGGCGAAGACCTGATAGTAATGCTTGATTAA